In the genome of Actinomycetota bacterium, one region contains:
- a CDS encoding DDE-type integrase/transposase/recombinase: MAAGHDREEQVRAERARAIGLFRYGLIREAADPRLSTKQRGRLVRDLAGREHPGPFGTPVRVARPTIDRWIRDWRRGGFDALVPHPRRVQPRTPAQVLELAAALKREVPARTAVQIATILRAHSGWSPDERTLQRHFVRLELNTRPDGQPPRAFGRFEAEAPNVRWTGDALHGPVVGGRKAILFGFVDDHSRLVVGHRWGHLEDTVRLSAALRNALACRGIPQSVYLDNGSAMVDRQLQRACAVLGIRLVHSRPGQPAGRGKIEKFFRTVREQFLVEITPDRGPADLVELNTLFTAWVETVYHRRVHTETEQAPLDRWSVIGAPTLPTPAQLREAFLWSEWRTVGKTGTVGLHGNSYEVDAALVGRRVELVFDPFDLTRLQVRWHGRDMGAAVPHRIGRHVHAKARPEPDTNPPAAATGIDYLALVAAQHTAELADRVRYAQLPDQEPDPDTTGRQAQQ, from the coding sequence ATGGCCGCCGGCCATGACAGGGAAGAACAAGTGCGGGCCGAACGGGCCCGGGCGATCGGGTTGTTCCGGTACGGGCTGATCCGGGAGGCGGCCGACCCGCGGTTGTCGACCAAGCAGCGGGGCCGGTTGGTCCGGGACCTGGCCGGCCGGGAGCATCCCGGGCCGTTCGGCACCCCGGTGCGGGTGGCCAGGCCGACGATCGACCGGTGGATAAGAGATTGGCGCCGCGGCGGGTTCGACGCGCTGGTGCCCCACCCGCGGCGGGTGCAGCCGCGCACCCCGGCGCAGGTGCTGGAGTTGGCGGCCGCGCTGAAGCGGGAGGTGCCGGCCCGGACCGCGGTGCAGATCGCGACGATCCTGCGGGCGCACAGCGGCTGGTCACCGGACGAACGGACCCTGCAACGACACTTCGTCCGGCTGGAGCTGAACACCCGCCCGGACGGGCAACCACCGCGGGCGTTCGGCCGGTTCGAGGCCGAGGCGCCGAACGTGCGGTGGACCGGCGACGCCCTGCACGGGCCGGTCGTCGGCGGCCGCAAGGCGATCCTCTTCGGGTTCGTCGACGATCACAGTCGGCTGGTCGTGGGGCACCGGTGGGGCCACCTGGAGGACACCGTCCGGCTGTCCGCCGCACTACGAAACGCGTTGGCGTGCCGGGGAATCCCGCAATCCGTGTACCTGGACAACGGCTCGGCGATGGTCGACCGGCAGCTGCAGCGGGCCTGCGCGGTCCTGGGCATCCGGCTGGTCCACAGCCGACCCGGACAACCGGCCGGCCGCGGCAAGATCGAGAAGTTTTTTCGCACCGTGCGGGAGCAGTTCCTGGTCGAGATCACCCCCGACCGGGGGCCGGCCGACCTGGTCGAGTTGAACACCCTGTTCACCGCGTGGGTGGAGACCGTGTACCACCGGCGGGTGCACACCGAGACCGAGCAGGCCCCGCTGGATCGGTGGTCGGTGATCGGCGCCCCGACCCTGCCCACCCCCGCTCAGCTGCGGGAGGCGTTCCTGTGGTCGGAATGGCGGACCGTGGGCAAGACCGGGACCGTGGGTCTGCACGGCAACTCCTACGAGGTCGACGCCGCGCTGGTCGGCCGGCGGGTCGAGCTGGTCTTCGACCCGTTCGACCTGACCCGCCTGCAGGTCCGCTGGCACGGCCGGGACATGGGAGCGGCGGTGCCGCACCGCATCGGCCGGCACGTGCACGCCAAGGCCCGCCCAGAACCCGACACCAACCCACCGGCGGCGGCGACCGGGATCGATTACCTGGCGCTGGTCGCGGCCCAGCACACCGCGGAACTGGCCGACCGGGTCCGCTACGCCCAACTGCCCGATCAGGAGCCCGACCCGGACACCACCGGACGGCAGGCTCAGCAGTGA
- a CDS encoding helix-turn-helix domain-containing protein produces MVGTCPVEVERRLRAGELMCPCGGGLSPWGHARQRVVRGVGVLRPRRARCGRCLVTHVLLAVSCLLRRADGVQVIGAALTRKAAGEGHRPIAATLDRPAATVRGWQRAFGRNAARVRAALVALLVQVDPLTGPPPVHGRVFADAVEVVGSLASAARRRLGVVGAVSAWQAAAGVTGGLMLSPARCWEPINTNRPLERVW; encoded by the coding sequence ATGGTAGGGACGTGCCCGGTCGAGGTCGAGCGGCGGTTGCGGGCCGGCGAGCTGATGTGCCCGTGCGGGGGCGGGTTGAGCCCGTGGGGTCATGCCCGGCAGCGGGTGGTCCGCGGCGTCGGGGTGCTTCGTCCGCGGCGGGCCAGGTGCGGCCGGTGCCTGGTCACACACGTGCTGCTGGCGGTGTCGTGCCTGCTGCGGCGGGCTGACGGGGTGCAGGTGATCGGGGCGGCGCTGACGCGCAAGGCCGCCGGCGAGGGACATCGGCCGATCGCGGCCACGTTGGATCGGCCGGCGGCGACGGTCCGGGGCTGGCAGCGGGCGTTCGGCCGGAACGCGGCCCGGGTGCGGGCGGCGCTGGTTGCCCTGCTGGTGCAGGTGGACCCGTTGACCGGTCCGCCGCCGGTGCACGGCAGGGTGTTCGCCGATGCGGTCGAGGTGGTCGGGTCGTTGGCGTCGGCGGCCCGCCGCCGGCTCGGGGTGGTGGGCGCGGTGTCGGCGTGGCAGGCCGCGGCCGGGGTGACCGGCGGGCTGATGCTGTCCCCGGCCCGGTGCTGGGAGCCGATCAACACGAACCGCCCCTTGGAAAGGGTTTGGTGA